The DNA window TTATCTTCAACTACACAAACTACTCCAAGTCTTTTCTTAGTCATAGTCATTATTACTGTATCCATATCGCTTGTTAATTGAGCTATTGGTAAATCTTTATGCATTACATCTTTAACTCTCATTAGGAGTCTTCTTCCTAAACTTCCACCTGGATGATAAACAGCAAAATTTTCAGGTTTAAAATTTCTAGCTTTTATTAATACTGTTGCTAAAGCATCTCCCATAACTAAAGTACTTGTTGTTGAAGACATTGGAGCCAAGTTAAGTGGACAACCTTCTTTTTCTACACCTATATCTAAAATTGCATTGGCTTCCTTTCCTAGTTTTGAATTAGGATTTCCTGTCATCGCTATTAAAGTAGCTCCAATTTTTTTTATCGAAGGTATTATAGATACAACTTCATCACTATTTCCACTATTAGATATAGCTATTACAATATCATTTTGGTTTATCATTCCTAAATCTCCATGAAGTCCTTCTGCAGAATTCATAAATACAGCTAGAGTTCCCGTTGATGCTAATGTTGCAGCTATCTTTTTCCCTATAATTCCAGATTTTCCAATACCTGTAATTACAACTTTACCCTTAGAATTTAGTATTAAATTTACTACAATTTCTAAAGAATCTGAAATTTTATTTTTTACTTTTTCTAATTCGCAGATTTCTTTATCAAATAAATCTTGTGCTATCTTTTTTATATCCATTTTATCTTCCTTTTACTAGATCATCAATTTTTACAGCTACCTTTAAAATCTCTTCTAAATCTGATAAAAATAGCATATTTGGTCCATCTGATTTTGCATTTGTTGGATCTGGATGAACTTCTGCAAATATAGCATCTATTCCTATTGCCAATCCCGCTCTCATCAGAGGGAATACGAACTCTCTATCTCCAGATGTAGCTGTTCCTAATCCTCCAGGTTTTTGTACAGCATGAGTAACGTCAAATACAACTGGATATCCAAATTTTCTCATTTCTCCAAACCCTCTCATATCTACAACCATATTGTTATATCCAAAAGTTGATCCTCTTTCACATAGCATTATATTTGGATTATTCATCTCTTCCATTTTTACAACTACATTTTTCATATCCCAAGGTGCTAAAAATTGCCCCTTTTTTATGTTTACTGGTAATCCAGTTTCTGCTGCGGCTATTAATAAATCTGTTTGTCTACATAAAAAGGCTGGTATTTGTATAATATCAACAACTTTAGCTACTTCTTTACATTGCCAAGCTTCATGAACATCTGTTACTACAGGTACATTAAATTTTTCCTTTACTTTTTTTAATATCTCTAATCCTTTTTCTATTCCAGGTCCTCTATATGAATGAATTGAAGATCTATTTGCCTTGTCAAAAGATGCTTTAAATACAAAGTTTATTTCTAATCTATCACAAATATCTTTTACTTTTTCTGCAACTTCCATAACTAACTCTTCTGACTCTATTACACATGGTCCTGCAATCAGTGTGAATCTATTATTTCCACCTATTTCAAATTTATTTGCTATTTTTACTTTTTTTACTTCTTGAACTATATTCAACTATTCCACCTCTTTTAATTCTTTTATGGCCTCTATGGCAATCTCTCTATCGTCAAAGTGTATCTTTGTCGTTCCTAAAATTTGATAAGTCTCATGCCCTTTACCTGCTATGAGTATTATATCATCTTTTTCCGCTTTTAAAACCGCTTTTTTTATAGCTTCTTTTCTATCTATTTCTACTATATAATTTTCGCTTTCAAAACCTTTTACTATATCTTTTATTATATCATTTGGATTTTCTGTTCTAGGATTATCTGAAGTTACTATTACTAAGTCACTATATTTTTCAGCTATCTTTGCCATAACTGGTCTTTTTATTTTATCTCTATCTCCACCACATCCAAAAACTGTAATTATTTTTCCTTTTTCTTCTAAATCTATGACCCCTTGCAATATATTTTCTAGAGCATCTCCAGTATGAGCATAGTCCACAACAACTTTAAAATCTTGTCCCGCATTAACTCCTTCAAATCTTCCTGGAGCTCCTTTTATTTTTTTTGCTCTTTCTTTTATTTTTTCAGAATCTATTTCTAATACTTTTCCAACACCGATAGCTCCCAATAAATTATACATATTAAATTTTCCTAATAGTGTCGGTTTTATCTCTTTTATTAAATCTATATCTAAATCCGCTTTTTCTTTTAATGAATATGTTATTCCTCCAAATTCATCGTATATTCTTTTTCCATAGGAATCATCTATATTAATTATTCCATTTTCTTTGCTTTTTAATTTTTCAAAAAGAATCTTCTTTGCATTAAAATAATCTTCCATATCTTTATGATAATCTAAATGCTCTGGTGTTAAATTTGTGAAGACTGCTACATCAAAATCTAACATATCAACTCTTCCGCTTGTTAATCCATGAGAACTAACTTCCATCACTAAATATTTTAAATTTTTATCTACAGCTTTTTTACTCATTTTTATTATATCTAAAGATTCAGGAGTTGTATTTGGAGCTTCTATTATTTCATCTCCTATTTTATATTCTACAGTTCCTATTCTAGCTACCTTTTCCGCACCTAATATTTGCTCTATTAAATACGTTGTTGTTGTTTTTCCATTTGTTCCTGTAACTCCAATTACTTTTAATTCTTTTTCAGGACTTCCGTAAAAATTAGACGCTATAAATCCTAATTTTTCTCTTAAATCTTTTACTAAAAAATATCCAACTTCAGGCTTTATTTCAACTTCTTCTGAAACTATAATTGCTACAGCTCCATTTTCAATAGCTCTATCTATATATTTGTGACCATCTACTAAACTACCTTTTAATGCTACAAATATATCTCCATTTTTTATTTTTCTTGAATCATATTCTAAATTACCTGTGCATATATCTTTATCTGTCGAGTTTAAAACTTTAAATTCTATTCCTTCAAATAATTTTTTCATTTTCATACCTCACTATATATTATTCAAATCTATTATAACATTTTTCAAAAAAAAACAATATATCCATTAAACAAAAACAGAGGATTTCTCCTCTGTTTCAATTATTATTTAGCTGGTGTATAAACTCCAGAATTTAAAGCATTTTTTATTGCTGCTCTAACTTTTGTTGCTCTTACTGTAGCTCCTGCACTCTCAATATCACCTGGAGCATATAAAGCTTCCATTCCATCATTAACATTTTTATTTGTTATTGCGTTTAATAAAGCTT is part of the Candidatus Cetobacterium colombiensis genome and encodes:
- a CDS encoding KpsF/GutQ family sugar-phosphate isomerase, with translation MDIKKIAQDLFDKEICELEKVKNKISDSLEIVVNLILNSKGKVVITGIGKSGIIGKKIAATLASTGTLAVFMNSAEGLHGDLGMINQNDIVIAISNSGNSDEVVSIIPSIKKIGATLIAMTGNPNSKLGKEANAILDIGVEKEGCPLNLAPMSSTTSTLVMGDALATVLIKARNFKPENFAVYHPGGSLGRRLLMRVKDVMHKDLPIAQLTSDMDTVIMTMTKKRLGVVCVVEDNELLGIITEGDIRRALKMKDKFFSLKAEDIMTKNYTFATEDIMALDALELMENRESQISVLPVLLNKEVVGVVRIHDLLNVIGK
- the kdsA gene encoding 3-deoxy-8-phosphooctulonate synthase, which codes for MVQEVKKVKIANKFEIGGNNRFTLIAGPCVIESEELVMEVAEKVKDICDRLEINFVFKASFDKANRSSIHSYRGPGIEKGLEILKKVKEKFNVPVVTDVHEAWQCKEVAKVVDIIQIPAFLCRQTDLLIAAAETGLPVNIKKGQFLAPWDMKNVVVKMEEMNNPNIMLCERGSTFGYNNMVVDMRGFGEMRKFGYPVVFDVTHAVQKPGGLGTATSGDREFVFPLMRAGLAIGIDAIFAEVHPDPTNAKSDGPNMLFLSDLEEILKVAVKIDDLVKGR
- a CDS encoding UDP-N-acetylmuramoyl-L-alanyl-D-glutamate--2,6-diaminopimelate ligase, with the translated sequence MKKLFEGIEFKVLNSTDKDICTGNLEYDSRKIKNGDIFVALKGSLVDGHKYIDRAIENGAVAIIVSEEVEIKPEVGYFLVKDLREKLGFIASNFYGSPEKELKVIGVTGTNGKTTTTYLIEQILGAEKVARIGTVEYKIGDEIIEAPNTTPESLDIIKMSKKAVDKNLKYLVMEVSSHGLTSGRVDMLDFDVAVFTNLTPEHLDYHKDMEDYFNAKKILFEKLKSKENGIINIDDSYGKRIYDEFGGITYSLKEKADLDIDLIKEIKPTLLGKFNMYNLLGAIGVGKVLEIDSEKIKERAKKIKGAPGRFEGVNAGQDFKVVVDYAHTGDALENILQGVIDLEEKGKIITVFGCGGDRDKIKRPVMAKIAEKYSDLVIVTSDNPRTENPNDIIKDIVKGFESENYIVEIDRKEAIKKAVLKAEKDDIILIAGKGHETYQILGTTKIHFDDREIAIEAIKELKEVE